The following proteins are co-located in the Shouchella hunanensis genome:
- a CDS encoding tyrosine-type recombinase/integrase gives MERKEIHVWDEKQLLQFLNSSKHDSLYIAFHLAAMTGMCRSEVLGLRWKDVDIKNSLLRTVVTHTPYGASDGKTKASFTRTIDLDEVTITELEKRKERVEYEKERAGRTYKDNDSVVCTSLGTYVIPRNLNRKWYQLK, from the coding sequence ATTGAGCGAAAAGAAATTCATGTTTGGGATGAAAAACAGCTTTTACAATTTCTCAATTCTAGTAAACACGATTCTCTTTATATTGCTTTTCATTTAGCAGCTATGACAGGCATGTGCCGTAGTGAGGTGCTTGGTCTTCGTTGGAAGGACGTGGACATTAAAAACAGTTTATTACGCACTGTTGTCACCCACACACCATACGGGGCTTCAGATGGTAAAACTAAAGCTAGTTTTACTCGTACGATTGATTTAGACGAAGTAACTATTACTGAATTAGAAAAGCGGAAAGAACGAGTAGAATATGAGAAAGAACGAGCTGGAAGGACATATAAGGATAATGATTCAGTTGTTTGTACTAGCTTAGGTACATATGTAATTCCTCGCAACCTTAACCGAAAGTGGTATCAATTGAAATAA